From Apis cerana isolate GH-2021 linkage group LG10, AcerK_1.0, whole genome shotgun sequence, one genomic window encodes:
- the LOC108003783 gene encoding FAD synthase isoform X1 translates to MMETVYTAGLIVIGDEILRGQIIDTNTSYLAKKLQASGIKLRKVTVILDIVDEIAKTVLDFSKEYSIVFTSGGVGPTHDDVTYEAIAKGLGLKLEQHEELVDIYLNLFPNHKKEIQHLTIVPRPCELIYVYSPKKYAIVKVKNIYILPGSPKYFELSIDTIIPQLKGNIPLYFEQIDVNLNELSIVQILNEHVKLWKDKINIGSYPQIIPECSFTRITLEGKKEDVLEAKAKFLYSLPIQKIRNLKDGFSYYQAETVLKDAENEIHIKYAVDILQQCYKMYKPEEIFISFNGGKDCTVVLHLAACITKLQNISSLLCLYVVAEPFPEVDSFVEKAVQYYDLELIKKNCPMRLALYSLLNERTNIKASLMGMRKGDPGSENLEAFTPTDPNWPNLIRVNPILNWSYDQVWKFLLKHNVPYCPLYDKGYTSLGTKSTTIPNPRLQDPNNSSLYFPAYTLTDKSTERQGRI, encoded by the exons ATGATGGAAACTGTCTATACTGCTGGTTTAATTGTAATAGGAGATGAAATTCTACGTGGACAAATTATAGATACAAATACATCATACTTGGCAAAAAAATTACAAGCTTCTGGTATTAAACTTCGGAAAGTAACAGTGATTCTTGATATT GTGGATGAAATTGCAAAAACTGTACTTGATTTCTCCAAAGAATATTCTATTGTATTTACATCTGGTGGTGTTGGACCTACACATGATGATGTAACATATGAAGCTATAGCTAAAGGTTTGGGATTAAAACTTGAACAACATGAAGAATTAGTTGATATCTACTTAAATCTTTTTCCTAatcacaaaaaagaaattcaacatCTTACTATTGTGCCAAGACCTTGTGaacttatttatgtatattcacCAA aaaaatatgcgatagtaaaagtaaaaaatatatacatattaccaGGCTCACCAAAATATTTTGAGCTTTCTATTGATACAATTATACCTCAACTAAAAGGAAatattcctttatattttgaacaaatagatgttaatttaaatgagTTATCAAtagtacaaattttaaatgaacatGTTAAGCTttggaaagataaaattaatattggtaGTTATCCACAAATAATACCAGAGTGTTCTTTTACAAGAATTACattagaaggaaaaaaagaggatgtTTTGGAAgcaaaagcaaaatttttatattctttaccaattcaaaaaattcgaaatttaaaagatggaTTTAGTTATTATCAAGCAGAAACAGTTCTTAAAGATGctgaaaatgaaatacatataaaatatgcagTAGATATTTTGCAacaatgttataaaat gtaTAAaccagaagaaatttttattagttttaatgGTGGGAAAGATTGCACAGTAGTTTTACATTTAGCTGCctgtattacaaaattacaaaatatctcTTCATTATTATGCTTATATGTAGTAGCGGAACCATTTCCAGaa gTGGATTCGTTTGTGGAAAAAGCTGTTCAATACTACGATTtagaactaataaaaaaaaattgtcctaTGAGATTagcattatattcattattaaatgaaaggaCAAATATAAAAGCAAGTCTTATGGGAATGAGAAAAGGTGATCCTGGTTCAGAAAATTTAGAAGCCTTTACTCCAACTGATCCAAATTGGCCAAACTTAATTCGTGTAAATCCTATTTTAAATTGGTCATATGATCAagtatggaaatttttattgaaacataATGTACCTTATTGTCCATTATATGATAAAGGATATACAAGTTTAGGAACAAAATCAACAACGATACCGAATCCACGATTACAGGATCCTAATAATTCATCACTATATTTTCCTGCATATACTTTAACTGATAAATCTACAGAGAGACAAGGCAGAATATAG